From a region of the Xanthomonas rydalmerensis genome:
- a CDS encoding DnaJ C-terminal domain-containing protein has translation MEFKDYYATLGVEPSAGDAEIKTAYRRLARKYHPDVSKEPGAEEKFKAINEAYEALRDPPKRAAYDQLRAQGYRPGEEFHAPPNYGGAQGFDFEEVFGNGGAGGGFSDFFESLFARQQRARQGGAGPGPGPGAPRGDTRAKLAVPLEAVYAGDSVRITINGKQLDVRVPKGVRPGQVIRLSGQGNGGSNLLLEIEYAAHPQFEVDGRNILYTLQVTPWQAALGTSISVPTLGGAVELKIPPESDAGRKLRLRGRGLPGTPPGDQIVELEVLAPAPETEAQRKAYRGLAKAFGEAV, from the coding sequence ATGGAATTCAAGGATTACTACGCGACCCTGGGCGTGGAACCCAGCGCCGGCGATGCCGAGATCAAGACCGCGTACCGGCGGCTGGCGCGCAAGTACCATCCCGACGTCAGCAAGGAGCCTGGGGCCGAAGAGAAGTTCAAGGCGATCAACGAGGCCTACGAGGCCTTGCGCGACCCGCCCAAGCGCGCCGCCTACGACCAGTTGCGCGCGCAGGGTTACCGCCCGGGCGAGGAGTTCCACGCGCCGCCGAACTACGGCGGTGCGCAGGGCTTCGACTTCGAGGAAGTGTTCGGCAACGGTGGCGCCGGCGGCGGCTTCAGCGATTTCTTCGAGAGCCTGTTCGCCCGCCAGCAGCGCGCCCGCCAGGGCGGCGCCGGCCCCGGTCCGGGACCCGGTGCACCGCGCGGCGATACCCGCGCCAAGCTGGCGGTGCCGCTGGAGGCGGTGTACGCCGGCGACAGCGTGCGCATCACCATCAACGGCAAACAGTTGGACGTGCGCGTGCCCAAGGGCGTGCGCCCCGGCCAGGTGATCCGGCTGAGCGGGCAGGGCAACGGCGGCAGCAACCTGCTGCTGGAGATCGAGTACGCCGCGCATCCGCAGTTCGAGGTGGACGGCCGCAACATCCTCTACACCCTGCAGGTGACGCCGTGGCAGGCAGCGCTGGGCACCAGCATCAGCGTGCCGACCCTGGGCGGGGCGGTGGAACTGAAGATCCCGCCGGAGTCCGACGCCGGCCGCAAGCTGCGCCTGCGCGGCCGCGGCCTGCCCGGCACCCCGCCGGGCGACCAGATCGTCGAACTGGAAGTACTGGCGCCGGCGCCGGAAACCGAAGCACAGCGCAAGGCGTATCGCGGGTTGGCCAAGGCCTTTGGCGAGGCCGTGTGA
- a CDS encoding peroxiredoxin, with the protein MPIQIGERIPEVVLQHIRDGVEAVDTRSLFDGRRVLLFAVPGAFTPTCSEKHLPGYVEHFEEFRKRGIEVYCMAVNDPFVMQAWGKSQLVPDGLQMLSDGNGDFAKALGLELDASSYGMGVRARRFALYADDGVVRALFVEAPGEFKVSAADYVLQHLPD; encoded by the coding sequence ATGCCCATCCAGATCGGCGAACGTATTCCCGAAGTGGTGCTGCAGCACATCCGCGACGGCGTGGAAGCCGTGGACACGCGCAGCCTGTTCGACGGCCGTCGCGTGCTCTTGTTCGCGGTGCCCGGCGCCTTCACCCCGACCTGTTCGGAGAAGCACCTGCCCGGCTATGTGGAGCACTTCGAGGAGTTCCGCAAGCGCGGCATCGAGGTGTACTGCATGGCAGTCAACGACCCGTTCGTGATGCAGGCCTGGGGCAAGAGCCAGCTGGTGCCGGACGGCCTGCAGATGCTGTCCGACGGCAATGGCGACTTCGCCAAGGCACTGGGTCTGGAACTCGACGCCAGCAGCTACGGCATGGGCGTGCGGGCGCGCCGCTTCGCGCTATACGCCGACGACGGCGTGGTACGTGCGTTGTTCGTCGAGGCGCCGGGCGAATTCAAGGTCTCCGCCGCCGACTACGTGCTGCAGCATCTTCCCGACTGA
- a CDS encoding DUF2065 domain-containing protein: MHDLIAAVCLVVVFEGLILLVAPEAWKRMVQQMLAMPTTQLRIAGGVALAVGLIALLWVRG; encoded by the coding sequence ATGCACGATCTGATCGCCGCGGTGTGCCTGGTCGTCGTCTTCGAAGGCCTGATCCTGCTGGTGGCGCCGGAGGCCTGGAAGCGGATGGTGCAGCAGATGTTGGCCATGCCGACCACACAATTGCGGATCGCTGGCGGGGTGGCCCTGGCGGTGGGGTTGATCGCCTTGCTATGGGTTCGCGGCTGA
- the hflC gene encoding protease modulator HflC: MKLSLWAGIAVVALFALLSSVFVVPEDKAAMVLNLGRVVRADLKPGLHFKVPLVESVRMFDRRFQVIDTTPARYFTAEQKDVSVSFFAIGYISDVRAFYRATQGGDEKVANSLLAPIITDSLRNQINSRTLQQLVSGDRSELIAKQLVAINAASKTLGMQIVDLRIKQIDLPTDSQVITDVYERMRAQRKQEAAKLRAEGEEQALTIRAQADRESTVLVAEAERDAQKLRGEGDAEAASVYGKAGSADPSFYAFYRSLEAYRGAMADGNGVIVLDKNDPFLQYLKSDR; encoded by the coding sequence ATGAAATTGTCATTGTGGGCGGGCATTGCCGTCGTCGCGCTGTTCGCGCTGCTCAGCTCGGTATTCGTGGTGCCCGAGGACAAGGCGGCGATGGTGCTGAACCTGGGCCGCGTGGTGCGTGCCGACCTCAAGCCGGGCCTGCACTTCAAGGTGCCGCTGGTGGAGTCGGTGCGCATGTTCGACCGCCGCTTTCAGGTGATCGACACCACCCCGGCGCGCTACTTCACCGCCGAGCAGAAGGACGTCAGCGTCAGCTTCTTCGCCATCGGCTACATCTCCGACGTCCGTGCCTTCTACCGCGCCACCCAGGGCGGCGACGAGAAGGTGGCCAACAGCCTGCTGGCGCCGATCATCACCGATTCGCTGCGCAACCAGATCAACTCGCGCACCCTGCAGCAGCTGGTGTCCGGCGACCGCAGCGAACTGATCGCCAAGCAGCTGGTGGCGATCAACGCGGCGAGCAAGACCCTGGGCATGCAGATCGTCGACCTGCGCATCAAGCAGATCGACCTGCCGACCGACAGCCAGGTGATCACCGACGTGTACGAGCGCATGCGCGCGCAGCGCAAGCAGGAAGCGGCCAAGCTCCGCGCCGAGGGCGAGGAGCAGGCGCTGACCATCCGTGCCCAGGCCGACCGCGAGAGCACGGTGCTGGTCGCCGAGGCCGAGCGCGATGCACAGAAGCTGCGCGGCGAAGGCGATGCCGAGGCGGCCAGCGTCTACGGCAAGGCCGGCTCCGCCGACCCGTCGTTCTACGCCTTCTACCGCAGCCTGGAGGCCTATCGCGGCGCCATGGCCGACGGCAACGGCGTGATCGTGCTCGACAAGAACGATCCGTTCCTGCAGTACCTCAAGAGCGATCGCTGA
- a CDS encoding Hsp20/alpha crystallin family protein, which produces MSIVRYRQWPAQAAFQNEIKQVFDRFFDPNGGTDESAVVTAQWVPRVDIKEEPERFVLYADLPGIDPSEIEVSMDKGILSIKGERKSESAADTERFSRIERRYGSFHRRFALPDSADPDGISATGYHGVLEVRIPKRPASTPRRIQVDTGATIVQ; this is translated from the coding sequence ATGAGCATCGTCCGTTATCGCCAGTGGCCGGCCCAGGCCGCATTCCAGAACGAGATCAAGCAGGTGTTCGACCGCTTCTTCGACCCCAACGGCGGCACCGACGAATCGGCCGTCGTCACCGCGCAGTGGGTGCCGCGCGTGGACATCAAGGAGGAGCCGGAGCGCTTCGTGTTGTACGCCGACCTGCCGGGCATCGATCCGTCGGAGATCGAGGTGTCGATGGACAAGGGCATCCTCTCGATCAAGGGCGAGCGCAAGAGCGAATCGGCCGCCGATACCGAGCGCTTCTCGCGCATCGAGCGCCGCTACGGCAGCTTCCATCGCCGCTTCGCGCTGCCCGACAGCGCCGACCCGGACGGCATTTCCGCCACCGGCTACCATGGCGTGCTGGAAGTGCGCATCCCCAAGCGACCGGCGAGCACGCCGCGCCGCATCCAGGTCGATACCGGGGCCACGATCGTGCAGTAA
- the pilH gene encoding twitching motility response regulator PilH — MARILIVDDSPSQLLGIQRIVEKLGHETITATDGAAGVEAAKAALPDLVLMDVVMPNLNGFQATRTLRREPTTQNIPVILVTTKDQDTDRMWGMRQGARAYITKPFSEDELYEVIERVFSGEDAP, encoded by the coding sequence ATGGCACGCATTCTGATCGTCGACGATTCGCCGTCGCAGTTGCTGGGCATCCAGCGCATCGTGGAAAAACTGGGGCACGAAACGATCACCGCCACCGACGGCGCCGCCGGCGTGGAAGCGGCCAAGGCGGCCTTGCCGGACCTGGTGCTGATGGACGTGGTGATGCCCAACCTCAACGGCTTCCAGGCCACCCGCACCCTGCGCCGCGAGCCGACCACGCAGAACATCCCGGTGATCCTGGTCACCACCAAGGACCAAGACACCGACCGCATGTGGGGCATGCGCCAGGGCGCCCGCGCCTACATCACCAAGCCGTTCTCCGAGGACGAGCTGTACGAGGTGATCGAGCGCGTGTTCAGCGGCGAGGATGCGCCGTAG
- a CDS encoding adenylosuccinate synthase: MGQSVVVLGAQWGDEGKGKIVDLLTEEIGAVVRFQGGHNAGHTLVINGKKTVLHLIPSGILRDDALCLIGNGVVISPAALRKEIEELETSGVEVRSRLKISPAAPLIMPYHIALDQAREKAAGGKAIGTTGRGIGPAYEDKVARRGIRVADLHYPPQLEELLRTALDYHNFVLTKYLGVEAVDFQKTFDEALAFGEYVQPMKFDVAGILHDLRKQGKRVLFEGAQGALLDIDHGTYPYVTSSNTTVGGALAGTGVGAQDIDYVLGIAKAYATRVGGGPFPTELDDEIGQGIRDRGAEYGASTGRPRRCGWMDIVALKRAVAINGISGLCITKLDVLDGMEKLKVCIAYEYRGKRTEYAPLDAQGWEECTPVYLEFPGWSENTHGITEWDKLPAAARAYLRALEELAGCPISIVSTGPDRDHTMVLQDPFA; this comes from the coding sequence ATGGGTCAGTCAGTTGTCGTGCTCGGCGCCCAGTGGGGCGATGAAGGCAAAGGCAAGATCGTCGATCTGCTCACCGAGGAAATCGGTGCCGTCGTGCGTTTCCAGGGCGGCCACAATGCCGGCCACACCCTCGTCATCAACGGCAAGAAGACCGTCCTGCACCTGATCCCGTCCGGCATCCTGCGCGACGACGCGCTGTGCCTGATCGGCAACGGCGTGGTGATCTCCCCGGCCGCGCTGCGCAAGGAGATCGAGGAGCTGGAGACCTCCGGCGTGGAAGTGCGTTCGCGCCTGAAGATCTCGCCGGCCGCGCCGCTGATCATGCCGTATCACATCGCCCTGGATCAGGCCCGCGAGAAGGCCGCCGGCGGCAAGGCCATCGGCACCACCGGCCGCGGCATCGGCCCGGCCTACGAAGACAAGGTGGCGCGCCGCGGCATCCGCGTCGCCGACCTGCATTACCCGCCGCAGCTGGAAGAGCTGCTGCGCACCGCGCTGGACTACCACAACTTCGTGCTGACCAAGTACCTGGGCGTGGAAGCGGTCGACTTCCAGAAGACCTTCGACGAAGCGCTGGCCTTCGGCGAGTATGTGCAGCCGATGAAGTTCGACGTCGCCGGCATCCTTCACGACCTGCGCAAGCAGGGCAAGCGCGTGCTGTTCGAAGGCGCGCAGGGTGCGCTGCTGGACATCGACCACGGCACCTATCCCTACGTCACCAGCTCCAACACCACCGTTGGTGGCGCGCTGGCCGGCACCGGCGTGGGCGCGCAGGACATCGACTACGTGCTGGGCATCGCCAAGGCCTACGCCACGCGCGTCGGCGGCGGCCCGTTCCCGACCGAACTGGACGACGAAATCGGCCAGGGCATCCGCGACCGCGGCGCCGAGTACGGCGCCTCTACCGGCCGCCCACGCCGCTGCGGCTGGATGGACATCGTCGCGCTCAAGCGGGCGGTGGCCATCAACGGCATCTCCGGCCTGTGCATCACCAAGCTCGACGTGCTCGACGGCATGGAGAAGCTGAAGGTGTGCATCGCCTACGAATACCGCGGCAAGCGCACCGAGTACGCGCCGCTGGACGCGCAGGGTTGGGAAGAGTGTACTCCCGTGTACCTGGAGTTCCCGGGCTGGAGCGAGAACACCCACGGCATCACCGAGTGGGACAAGCTGCCCGCTGCCGCCCGCGCCTACCTGCGCGCGCTGGAAGAACTGGCCGGCTGCCCGATCTCCATCGTCTCCACCGGCCCGGACCGCGACCACACCATGGTGCTGCAGGATCCGTTCGCCTGA
- a CDS encoding acryloyl-CoA reductase, producing the protein MSVPAQFSAFRIHQDASGYHAGLVPLSLDQLNDGEVVIRAAWSSVNFKDALAGTGQGKILRRFPLVGGIDVAGHVVASSDPAFKEGDTVLVTGCGLSETRDGGYSEYVRLESKWVVSLPAGLSLRESMVLGTAGFTAALALLRLLDNRQTPAHGPLCVTGATGGVGSLAIDIFSRAGFEVHAVSGKADRAEQLKAWGATQVLGREALQTKRPLESVRFGGGLDNVGGAMLTSLLAQTAPYGSVASAGLAATAELDMTVMPFILRGVSLLGIGSAGTARDLRDRIWQHLGSDWKPRHLDTICTREVDLAGLPEVFATMLAGQSFGRTVVRLDPGA; encoded by the coding sequence ATGTCCGTTCCCGCCCAGTTCTCCGCCTTCCGCATCCACCAGGACGCGAGCGGCTACCACGCCGGCCTCGTCCCGCTGTCCCTGGACCAGCTCAACGACGGCGAGGTGGTGATCCGGGCGGCCTGGTCGTCGGTGAACTTCAAGGACGCGCTGGCCGGGACCGGCCAGGGCAAGATCCTGCGCCGCTTCCCGCTGGTCGGCGGCATCGACGTGGCCGGGCACGTGGTCGCCTCCAGCGACCCGGCGTTCAAGGAAGGCGATACGGTGCTGGTCACCGGCTGCGGCCTCAGCGAGACCCGCGACGGCGGCTACAGCGAGTACGTGCGCCTGGAGTCCAAGTGGGTGGTGTCGCTGCCGGCCGGGCTGAGCCTGCGCGAGAGCATGGTGCTGGGCACCGCCGGTTTCACCGCGGCGCTGGCGTTGCTGCGCCTGCTCGACAACCGCCAGACTCCGGCGCACGGTCCACTGTGCGTGACCGGCGCCACCGGCGGGGTCGGCTCGCTGGCGATCGACATCTTCAGCCGCGCCGGCTTCGAGGTGCATGCGGTCAGCGGCAAGGCCGACCGCGCCGAGCAGCTCAAGGCCTGGGGCGCCACCCAGGTGCTCGGTCGCGAAGCCTTGCAGACCAAGCGGCCGCTGGAGTCGGTGCGCTTCGGCGGCGGCCTGGACAACGTGGGCGGGGCGATGCTGACCAGCCTGCTGGCGCAGACGGCACCGTACGGCAGCGTCGCCAGTGCCGGCCTGGCCGCAACCGCGGAGCTGGACATGACGGTGATGCCCTTCATCCTGCGCGGGGTGTCGCTGCTGGGCATCGGCTCGGCCGGCACCGCCCGCGACCTGCGCGACCGCATCTGGCAGCACCTGGGCAGCGACTGGAAGCCGCGCCATCTGGACACGATCTGCACCCGCGAAGTCGACCTCGCCGGCCTGCCGGAGGTGTTCGCGACAATGCTGGCCGGGCAGTCGTTCGGGCGCACCGTGGTGCGGCTGGATCCGGGCGCGTAG
- the hflK gene encoding FtsH protease activity modulator HflK, with product MAWNTPGGKGGDGPDNHGRGPWAPRGGNGGGKWGGLPGPLKDLFGDGGGIGRWILGAVVLVLLFSSFQLIGEQQRGVVLRFGQFSRILQPGPNFKLPWPIETVRKVDATRIKTFDSQLPVLTGDENIVNVSLNVQYRVEDPRTYVFGARNADLVLEQAAQSAVREQIGRSDLNTVLNNRGPMAVAARERLQAALKAYHTGLIVTGLTLPDARPPEEVKSAFDEVNGAQQVKERLINEAQAYAAKVVPEARGQAARTRTVAEGYKEAAIARAQGDAERFTLLQQQYQNAPEVTRKRLWLETIQQVLAQNRKVIGGDGRQLIYVPMPAEGKAPATSTPPTSPTTGGSLPTVPTLPQEVLMPSLNSSSAESVRNPERTPRPTGREEIQR from the coding sequence ATGGCCTGGAATACACCTGGCGGCAAGGGCGGAGACGGCCCCGACAATCACGGGCGCGGTCCCTGGGCGCCTCGTGGCGGCAATGGGGGAGGAAAATGGGGCGGGTTGCCCGGTCCGTTGAAGGACCTGTTCGGCGACGGCGGCGGCATCGGCCGCTGGATCCTGGGCGCGGTGGTGCTGGTGCTGCTGTTCAGCAGCTTCCAGTTGATCGGCGAGCAGCAGCGCGGCGTGGTGCTGCGCTTCGGCCAGTTCTCGCGGATCCTGCAGCCGGGCCCGAACTTCAAGCTGCCGTGGCCGATCGAGACCGTGCGCAAGGTCGATGCCACCCGCATCAAGACCTTCGACAGCCAGTTGCCGGTGCTGACCGGCGACGAGAACATCGTCAACGTTTCGCTCAACGTGCAGTACCGGGTCGAAGACCCGCGCACCTACGTGTTCGGCGCGCGCAACGCCGACCTGGTGCTGGAGCAGGCCGCGCAGAGCGCGGTGCGCGAACAGATCGGCCGCTCGGATCTCAATACGGTGCTCAACAACCGCGGGCCGATGGCGGTGGCCGCGCGCGAGCGCCTGCAGGCCGCGCTGAAGGCCTATCACACCGGTCTGATCGTGACCGGCCTGACCCTGCCCGACGCGCGTCCGCCGGAAGAAGTGAAGTCGGCCTTCGACGAGGTCAACGGTGCCCAACAGGTCAAGGAGCGGCTGATCAACGAGGCCCAGGCCTACGCCGCCAAGGTGGTGCCGGAGGCGCGCGGCCAGGCGGCACGCACCCGCACCGTCGCCGAAGGCTACAAGGAAGCGGCGATCGCCCGCGCGCAGGGCGACGCCGAGCGCTTCACTTTGCTGCAGCAGCAGTACCAGAACGCGCCGGAGGTCACCCGCAAGCGGCTGTGGCTGGAGACGATCCAGCAGGTGCTGGCGCAGAACCGCAAGGTCATCGGCGGCGACGGCCGCCAGCTGATCTATGTGCCGATGCCGGCCGAGGGCAAGGCGCCCGCCACGTCGACCCCGCCGACCTCGCCGACCACCGGCGGATCGCTGCCGACGGTGCCGACGCTGCCGCAGGAGGTGTTGATGCCGTCCTTGAACAGCAGTTCGGCCGAGAGTGTCCGCAACCCGGAGCGCACGCCGCGCCCGACCGGCCGTGAGGAGATCCAGCGATGA